Genomic DNA from Torulaspora delbrueckii CBS 1146 chromosome 8, complete genome:
TGCCATTTTCTatgttgcaattgagcaCTGTGAACCAATTCAATCAACGGAGTATGGTAAATAGACGATAACTGTTCCTTGGTCCAACTGTGGCAAGGTTCATCTAACGACAGGGCATACTCAAGTGCAGTCTTCGATGAAATAGGGTCGGGACTGATCGAAGTAGCCGAGGCAGTAGCTGCTGCAGCAGCTTTAGCAGGATCGGCTTTAATAAATAGAGCCCTACCGGCGGAAAACGCTCTTACGCTTCTTACAAGCATTCTTAATGTCAGTTCTGTCCACTTAATTGAACGAACTGGTTAACTCGACAACCTGCCCCAGGTCTTCAATTTATATAAAAACAAGATAGCCCAACAAACAATCGGCTTTCACCCAGGGCTCGAAAGCTGGCTGATGAACGAATCAGGTTTAAACGTGCTTCATACGGGCTTATCAGCGTGCTCATCCTGTTAAATGTACGAATCTGttgagaatttttcaccGAGTCGCCCTCGATGACTCCAAGCGAGTCATCATAAAATGACTacaaaaatgaagaaagaaagtACGATGTTCAACAGAGTATTGTATTTTTAACAGTTTTGAATACTTAAAGATAACACATACAAAGTATTTTTACACTCTACATGCTTAGTTGACAATCCCATCTTAGTATCGCTTCAACGACTTAGCGTATTAGGCATATGATATggttttcttcgatttcTGTTGAAATATGAACGTTCTAGCCTCTAGCTCACTATCAAGTCGTAAACCAAAAGGTGTCTaccatctttctttgtatATCGCAATTTTAGCTTTGTAATTAGTTAGGCCAACTACAGGTACTATTTGCGAACAAAACGttaaaaaaaaaaggtCAATACAGAGTACACTTAAGGTTATTGCATATTGGGTTTCATAATATTATGGATCATCAATAGAtgacatcttccaattcttaGTCGGCATTTTACGCTTACTTGACATACTATTTATTTAGAAAATACCCCCATACTAATTTGAGCTTCGATCTGTGCCTACgaatgttgaaaagaaggttCCGTATCCTTAGAATAACTCTGTCATCTTATTAATTATCAGTTCTTCACTACCATTATATTCGTTATCATTTCACTTCGCGGATTACAGCACTGCCTGGATCGATGACGAATCGAACTCTTATCTTTTAATCAGGCAAGAATCAGAACAAAAGATGCATTATGTAGGAACAACTCAGAGTTCTTGATAACTCGCGATATACTCGTAGTTTCCCCCGCAAGCACATGACTCGTCTTGTTGCTCCAAGAAGATTCTCGAATTTAGATGACTAAGGGTACAGTGATCCTATATGAGGGATCAAGGATTTACACCTACTGCGATTCATTTATTCCTACACCCCACAACAATTATGAGAAGAACACTGCGATGCAGACGTCAAGAGAACAGGATAGGTAAGACAGTAGAAGCTGTTGAACAAGCCGTTGGGAATCAAGAGTTTCCTCGTCCCCAGTCGAATATTATATATTATTTTTTAGAACTGCGAAGTCCTCCGATCCACAGGGACAACAACGCCCATGAACAAGAATACCGTTGGGCATCTGGCTGGTCGAGCggacttgatgaagaacacGATTGAGAGATAAGTTTTATAGTATtgtatttgaagaattgaagttATCAAAGCTACCCGAATATTTCACTCGTACTGAAGGATgctttttttttcaagtgaaaaaagctGTAATCTTAGTGAAAAAACTGATAAAATATCAGTAAAATAGCCGTACTTAAAGGCATAATCAGCTAATTTAGCCCAATTTAACACTATGTCAGCCGATCATTCTAGAGATCCTTGTCCCATTGTTATTCTGAACGATTTTGGTGGTGCCTTTGCCATGGGTGCCATCGGTGGATGTGTTTGGCACGGTATCAAAGGTTTTAGGAACTCTCCGCTGG
This window encodes:
- the TDEL0H00870 gene encoding uncharacterized protein (similar to Saccharomyces cerevisiae YJL144W), which produces MRDQGFTPTAIHLFLHPTTIMRRTLRCRRQENRIGKTVEAVEQAVGNQEFPRPQSNIIYYFLELRSPPIHRDNNAHEQEYRWASGWSSGLDEEHD